One Halobacterium zhouii genomic region harbors:
- a CDS encoding thiolase domain-containing protein — protein sequence MTNARVAGVGLTHFGNHPERTSRDLFAEAGLAALDDASVDPADVEAVHYGNFMGELSEHQGHQGPLAAESLGVHAPATRYESACASSGVALRQAVRDVRNGEADVLVVGGAERMNNLDTARTTEALAIAADELYEVRAGMTFPGAYALMANAYFEQFGGTREDLAHIAVKNHENAVGNDHAQYQSEITVEEAMDSPPVASPLHLYDACPITDGASAVVLVSEDYAERNDLDASIAITGTGQGGDMMALQDRENVATSPAATDAADEAYADAGVTAGDVDVAEVHDCFTIAEVLATESLGFFETGEGVAAARDGVTTREGDLPVNLSGGLKAKGHPVGATGTSQVAELTRVLRGDHHNSEYVPDARVGVAHNAGGTVASAVVHVLEVQE from the coding sequence ATGACGAACGCGCGAGTCGCCGGGGTTGGTCTCACCCACTTCGGGAACCACCCCGAGCGCACGAGCCGCGACCTGTTCGCGGAAGCCGGCCTCGCCGCCCTCGACGACGCCAGCGTCGACCCTGCGGACGTGGAAGCAGTCCACTACGGGAACTTCATGGGCGAACTGAGCGAGCACCAGGGTCACCAGGGCCCGCTCGCGGCAGAATCACTCGGCGTACACGCACCCGCAACGCGGTACGAGAGCGCGTGTGCGTCCAGCGGCGTGGCGCTCCGGCAGGCGGTGCGGGACGTGCGCAACGGCGAAGCCGACGTGCTCGTCGTCGGCGGCGCCGAGCGCATGAACAACCTCGACACCGCGCGGACGACGGAGGCGCTCGCAATCGCGGCGGACGAACTGTACGAGGTGCGCGCCGGGATGACGTTCCCCGGAGCGTACGCGCTGATGGCGAACGCGTACTTCGAGCAGTTCGGCGGGACGCGCGAGGACCTCGCGCACATTGCGGTGAAGAACCACGAGAACGCGGTGGGCAACGACCACGCGCAGTACCAGAGCGAGATCACCGTCGAGGAAGCGATGGACAGTCCGCCCGTGGCGTCGCCGCTCCACCTCTACGACGCCTGCCCAATCACGGACGGGGCGAGCGCCGTCGTGCTCGTGAGCGAGGACTACGCCGAGCGAAACGATCTCGACGCGTCCATCGCCATCACGGGAACCGGGCAGGGCGGCGACATGATGGCGCTCCAGGACCGCGAGAACGTGGCGACGTCGCCCGCCGCGACGGACGCCGCGGACGAGGCCTACGCGGACGCCGGCGTCACCGCAGGCGACGTCGACGTGGCCGAGGTCCACGACTGTTTCACCATCGCGGAGGTGCTCGCGACGGAGTCTCTCGGCTTCTTCGAGACAGGTGAGGGAGTGGCCGCGGCGCGCGACGGCGTGACCACGCGCGAGGGCGATCTGCCGGTGAACCTCTCGGGCGGCCTGAAAGCGAAGGGCCATCCGGTCGGTGCGACCGGCACCAGCCAGGTCGCGGAACTGACGCGGGTGTTGCGCGGGGACCACCACAACAGCGAGTACGTGCCGGACGCCCGGGTCGGCGTCGCGCACAACGCGGGTGGCACGGTCGCGAGTGCTGTCGTACACGTCTTGGAGGTACAAGAATGA
- a CDS encoding DUF7111 family protein: MTEETAEANGVTARYHETEAERVLAFERNEQTAAVAQNVDGYAMLKVRPSADGDELERYYGFDMALDHAAELLGVPPNDLPIPDAAVDMGM; encoded by the coding sequence ATGACCGAGGAGACCGCCGAGGCGAACGGCGTCACCGCGCGCTACCACGAGACGGAGGCCGAGCGCGTCCTGGCGTTCGAGCGGAACGAACAGACGGCGGCAGTCGCGCAGAACGTCGATGGGTACGCGATGTTGAAGGTGCGGCCGAGCGCGGACGGCGACGAACTGGAACGCTACTACGGATTCGACATGGCCCTCGACCACGCGGCCGAGTTGCTCGGCGTCCCGCCGAACGACCTGCCGATTCCCGACGCGGCCGTTGACATGGGAATGTAG
- a CDS encoding AzlC family ABC transporter permease translates to MTESGPSGEPGENAVGTSSDEPDGADAPADAVDDQRRNAATGQSLSFTLAGVREGFVTGFPVAVGVAGYGVVFGVVARQYGLSVAEAALMSATVLAGAAQLVAVELWANPIPAVAVVTTTAIVNLRYVLMGAALRPWFRHLSPLEAYGSVFFFADENWALSMAEFRAGSTRGAFLLGSGLVLWLLWVGSTVLGATAGGLVGDPARFGLDFVVTALFVTLAVGFWEGRESLRPWAAAAAVAVTVNAVVPGQWYILAGALAGAGVEVLFYDE, encoded by the coding sequence GTGACTGAATCCGGTCCCAGTGGCGAACCGGGCGAGAACGCCGTCGGAACGAGTTCCGACGAACCCGACGGCGCTGACGCACCGGCGGACGCCGTCGACGACCAGCGACGGAACGCGGCCACCGGCCAGTCGCTGTCGTTCACGCTGGCGGGCGTCCGCGAGGGCTTCGTCACCGGGTTCCCGGTCGCGGTCGGCGTCGCCGGCTACGGAGTCGTGTTCGGCGTCGTCGCCCGCCAGTACGGCCTGAGCGTCGCCGAAGCTGCGCTGATGAGCGCCACCGTCCTCGCCGGCGCGGCACAACTCGTCGCCGTCGAACTGTGGGCCAACCCGATTCCCGCCGTCGCTGTCGTCACCACGACCGCCATCGTGAACCTCCGGTACGTGCTGATGGGGGCGGCGCTCCGCCCGTGGTTCCGTCACCTCTCGCCGCTGGAAGCGTACGGCAGCGTGTTCTTCTTCGCGGACGAGAACTGGGCGCTCTCGATGGCGGAGTTCCGCGCGGGCAGCACGCGCGGTGCGTTCCTGCTCGGCAGCGGCCTCGTCCTCTGGTTGCTCTGGGTGGGTTCGACGGTTCTCGGCGCGACGGCCGGCGGTCTCGTCGGCGACCCCGCGCGCTTCGGTCTCGACTTCGTCGTCACCGCGCTGTTCGTCACGCTCGCCGTCGGCTTCTGGGAGGGCCGCGAGTCGCTCCGACCGTGGGCCGCCGCCGCTGCCGTGGCGGTCACCGTGAACGCCGTGGTCCCCGGCCAGTGGTACATTCTCGCGGGGGCGCTCGCCGGCGCCGGCGTGGAGGTGTTGTTCTACGATGAGTGA
- a CDS encoding AzlD family protein → MSDALVLRSNVVAVILAMAVVTYATKASGLWALGRVEISERVQAGFDALPGAVMVAFVAPALVNGGPAEWGAAAVTAVVAKRTGNLLLSLIVGAASVLALRAVV, encoded by the coding sequence ATGAGTGACGCGCTCGTCCTCCGCTCGAACGTCGTCGCGGTGATTCTCGCGATGGCCGTCGTCACGTACGCCACGAAGGCCAGCGGCCTCTGGGCGCTCGGCCGGGTCGAGATCTCCGAGCGCGTGCAGGCCGGGTTCGACGCGCTCCCCGGCGCCGTCATGGTGGCGTTCGTCGCGCCCGCTCTCGTGAACGGCGGGCCGGCGGAGTGGGGCGCGGCGGCCGTGACCGCCGTGGTGGCAAAGCGGACGGGGAACCTCCTGCTGTCGCTGATTGTCGGGGCCGCCTCGGTGCTCGCGCTCAGGGCAGTTGTCTGA